From bacterium, the proteins below share one genomic window:
- the thrS gene encoding threonine--tRNA ligase: MDKLKMVKDKKYPKGTKVADAIADSDAIAAYVNGELKDLSYMLNKNSVVKPVTFKDEEGKKIYWHSTAHIMAQAVKDLFPKVKLGIGPAIEDGFYYDFDAPRPFTPEDIDKIEKKMKELIKADYKFTRKELNKTEAIDYFKAQGESYKIELINELSGTVSIYSNGAFTDLCLGPHISSTGKIKAFKLLKVAGAYWRGDENNPMLQRIYGVSYPTQAELDNHIKRIEEAKLRDHRKLGKELDLFSIFDEAGPGLVCWHPNGAIVKRVIEDFWKEEHIKRGYKFVSTPHIAKSNLWHTSGHYEFYEHMTNLKFGDEDYVLKPMNCIYHILIYKSKIRSYKELPIRYAELGTVYRYERSGVLHGLVRVRGFTQDDAHIFCREDQVMDELIGVLELAQYMMKTFGFSEYQVDLSVGEQGMDKKYAGSNKDWEHAERVLAKVLKLKGLNYKRAEGEAVFYGPKIDIKLLDALGRPWQGTTIQFDFNLPQRFGLSYIGEDNKPHPVIMIHRAVLGSLERFLGCLIEHYKGAFPVWLSPVQVVVATVSKGVEAYAKNVLAQLEAHKIRVELDIGPNKIGHKIREAIINKVPYILIIGEKEESTNSVSVRARVEGDIGSFKLSNFIDLLNKKIEAKTL, encoded by the coding sequence TGCTATTGCTGCATATGTAAACGGTGAGCTAAAAGACCTCTCGTACATGCTTAATAAGAATAGTGTAGTTAAGCCAGTCACTTTTAAAGATGAAGAGGGTAAGAAAATTTATTGGCACTCTACTGCCCATATAATGGCACAGGCAGTTAAAGACTTATTTCCTAAAGTTAAATTAGGTATAGGACCGGCTATAGAGGACGGTTTTTATTACGATTTTGACGCTCCTCGTCCTTTTACTCCAGAAGATATAGACAAAATTGAAAAAAAGATGAAAGAGCTAATAAAGGCTGATTACAAATTTACAAGGAAAGAGCTAAATAAAACGGAGGCTATTGATTACTTCAAGGCACAAGGTGAGAGTTACAAGATTGAGCTCATTAATGAGTTATCCGGGACCGTCTCCATTTATTCTAATGGTGCTTTTACTGACCTCTGTCTTGGGCCGCATATTTCGTCGACTGGTAAGATTAAGGCGTTTAAGTTGCTTAAAGTAGCAGGTGCATATTGGAGAGGGGATGAAAATAATCCAATGCTTCAGCGTATATACGGAGTAAGTTATCCAACTCAAGCTGAGCTTGATAATCATATTAAAAGAATTGAGGAAGCAAAATTAAGAGACCATAGGAAATTAGGTAAAGAGCTTGATTTATTTAGTATTTTTGATGAAGCAGGTCCTGGTCTTGTCTGCTGGCATCCAAATGGCGCTATAGTAAAAAGGGTAATTGAAGATTTTTGGAAAGAGGAGCATATTAAACGGGGATACAAATTTGTCTCTACTCCACACATTGCAAAATCAAATTTATGGCATACTTCTGGTCATTATGAATTTTATGAACATATGACAAACCTAAAATTTGGTGACGAAGATTATGTTTTAAAACCTATGAACTGTATTTATCATATATTAATTTACAAGTCTAAAATTCGTAGCTATAAAGAGCTACCAATAAGATATGCTGAATTAGGCACTGTTTATAGATATGAGAGGTCTGGTGTCCTACATGGATTAGTAAGGGTAAGAGGATTTACACAAGATGATGCTCATATTTTCTGTAGAGAAGACCAAGTGATGGATGAACTTATTGGTGTTTTAGAACTCGCCCAGTATATGATGAAGACATTTGGATTTAGTGAATACCAAGTTGATTTATCAGTTGGTGAGCAAGGTATGGATAAAAAATACGCCGGCTCAAATAAAGATTGGGAGCATGCAGAAAGAGTATTAGCTAAAGTGCTTAAACTAAAAGGATTAAATTATAAAAGAGCTGAAGGTGAGGCAGTATTTTACGGTCCTAAAATAGACATAAAGCTTTTAGATGCATTAGGGAGACCGTGGCAGGGGACTACAATTCAATTTGACTTCAATTTACCACAAAGATTTGGTTTAAGTTATATAGGTGAAGATAACAAACCACATCCTGTCATTATGATTCATAGAGCTGTTCTTGGGTCACTTGAAAGATTTCTTGGTTGTCTAATTGAGCATTATAAAGGAGCTTTCCCAGTATGGCTATCACCTGTACAAGTAGTAGTGGCAACTGTTAGCAAAGGTGTAGAAGCTTATGCTAAAAATGTATTAGCACAACTTGAAGCGCATAAGATAAGAGTTGAACTTGATATAGGACCTAATAAAATAGGACATAAGATAAGGGAGGCAATTATAAACAAGGTTCCTTATATTTTGATAATAGGTGAGAAAGAAGAGTCTACCAATAGTGTTTCAGTAAGGGCAAGAGTGGAAGGCGATATTGGTTCATTTAAACTCAGCAATTTTATTGACTTATTAAATAAAAAAATTGAAGCCAAGACTTTATAG